The region ATAGGAGCATCAATATCTGCTCTAATTTTAATTGTTACGGTTGTTCCTAATTTTTCATGTTCTAGTTTGACATAGAGCAAAGAACTATCATGATGAACAGATTCTATCCAAGAAAAAGTGGTCACAAATTTTACTCCTACAAATTTAGATTTATGGTTTTGGCAATATTAATCTAAAACACTTAAAACTCACAGTCTAAAAAATATAAACAAATTGAGGTGTTGGTTTCTCAAGATGAGGGATAGATTGCAATCCCATAGGCAAAAATGATAGTATCGACAGCTTAAAGTTAATATTAATCTTATAAGTTTTAGCTAATTTGAAAAATACTTGCTACCTATATTTTAGGGTAGTGTTAAACCATAAAGAGTCAATTTTCTATGAGCCTGAATATTCCAGTAATCTTTGGGATGAAATTAAAGAAATTTCGTGAAGGACATGGGATGTCATTGACTGATTTCGCTTCTCGTTGTGATTTATCACCTTCTTATGTTACAGAAATAGAACGTGGTAAGAAATACCCAAAAACAGAAAAAATTGTTCGTATGGCTGAAGTTTTGGGACGTAATTATGACGAGTTAGTATCACTAAAACTTTCTGAAGAACTAGCACCTCTTGAAACATTTCTTTCCTCTCCAATCTTAAAAGATTTTCCTTTTCATTTTTTTGGTATTGCTTTAACAGATTTGTTAGAAATAATGACTCGTAGCCCTTCAGAAGCGGCTGCTTTAGTAGAAGCAATGGTAGATATTGCTAATCATTATCAAGTAGGTGTAGAGCATCTTTTTCGTGCAGCATTGCGAGCTTATCAAGAACGTAAACAAAATTATTTTGAAGAAATAGAAGAAGCTGTAGAAGAATTTGACAATAATTATGGTGATCCATCTTTACATGGCTACTCCTATGAGCAGCTTTGTAAATTAATAAAAGAATTTTATCATTATCAAATAGATGAAAGCTCTTTAGCTGAAAATCCTAAACTTCAAGGTTATAGAGCAATACTAATTCCTAGAGAAGAGCCTAAACTATTGATTAATCCTCGCTTAAACTTGACGCAAAGAAAATTTCTTTTAGCTAGAGAAATAGGATATCAATTTTTAGGCTTAAAAATTAGAGCTTTAACCTCAGCACCGGAACGAGTAGACTCTTTTGAGCAGGTATTAAATGATTTTAAGGCTAGTTATTTTGCAGGTGCTTTATTAATAAAGAGTAAATCTATTAGAGCCGATATTACAGACTTTTTTTCACTTTCTGAATGGAAACCAAAAGTTTTTCTTTCTCTTTTAGATAAATATGGTGTAACACCTGAAATGTTGCTTTATAGATTGAGCGAAATTATTCCGCGCTTTTTTGGTTTCAAACTTCACTTCTTGCGCTACAATGAGGAGCAAGGTAGAGTAAAGCTAGTAAAGCAATTTAATATGTTTCGTTTGCTGGTTCCTAACGGCTTGGGTTTAACTGAGCATCATTGCCGGCGTTGGTTAGGTTTAAGACTTCTACGCCAACTTCGGAGTGCGCGTAGAATAACGACTCATCCAATTGTTGGGATACAAATTTCTAGATTTATTGAGGAACCAGATAATAAGTTTTTATGTTTTGGACTAGCACGTCCTTTAACCTTAAATCAAAATGCTAATTCTAGTGTTACTATTGGAATGCAATTTGATGAAAATTTAGAAAAAACAGTAAAATTCCTTAAAGATCGTGCTATTCCACGTATAGAAGTTGGAACTAGTTGTGAACGTTGCCCATTACCAACAGAAGAATGTACAGAAAGAATAGTTCCATCTACAATAGTAGCTCAAATAGCAGAAAATCGTGAGCGTGAAGAGGCTTTACGCCAATTACTAACACGCTAAATCCTTAATTTATAGAGTGAATGCATGAATGTATTTTCATCTGATGAACTACAAAAAAGAATTATAAATTTAGCTAAACGCCTAAGTGTACCACCAGATTCTTATTTACTTGTAAGAGTTGATTTTGATGAGCCAGAAAAATAAAACTTTGTATTGATGGCTTAACACTTGCCTTTATTAGTCATTGTTATCATAAACACCCCCGCGGCGAAAATGTTTATGAAGTGATGGAAGAAGTAGAAAAATACCCTGAAGGTAGTGAAGAAGCTACTATTTTAGAATCACGAGCCGAAGCCGCAGCAGCCTTAGAAATTCCTTTTATTGTTAAACTTAATGATATTTTAGAAGATTATTATGTTGTGCGACGAGAACTAGAACAATTTGTTGAAGATCTTGAAGATCTAAACAAATAAATTTCTAGTAAATATTTTGCTTGTCTAAAACTTATTTTTTAAAGTAAACTTGTTTTAATCCTAAACCATTTTGCCTTTGTTATATCAATTAAAATTCTAGCAGGGTTTTGCTTATATTACTTACTTTACTGGTCTTTATTTGGTTATAGTTATGGACTTTAATAACAAATATTTACAACAAATAGAAAAATATCTAATTGCTGCCGCAGAAAGAAGTTGGACAGTAACCGAAGAAGATCTTGATGCTCGTGAAATTGTTTATCAAATAATCGATCAAGTAAAACAAAATAGCTATAACTATGGTAGTATTGTTTGTACACCAAATATAATCACAATTTCAATTCCAGAAACAAAAGCAGAAAAAGTGGAAGATCTAGAAATGATCTTTAATGGCGAAGAATTTTTTGCGTTCTTATGAAGCTTTTCTTGCTAGTCAAAATTTAAGTCTATTTAATGCTGTTAGAGTGGAAGTTCAGACTGTTAGCAAAGGTAATAGTCGGGTAATGTATCGTCGTGCTGGTTTTGCTCTAGATTGGCCAGGGCCAGAAATGTCAGCCGAAGATGTTTTAGTCACTCTTGATATGACCAAAAGAACTGTAACATCTGTACAAGCACCTAGCCCCCAAATTCCTCAAATAGGGCGATTGACAGCACATAATGCAGTTGTTTATCAAAATCAATATTTAATTACCAAACCAATAGTTTATATTGGGCGGATGCGTAGTGTAATTAATGAACAAACAGGAAAATTAATTAGACGAAATGACTTTGTTTTTGCTCACCTAGAATCGGCAGATGCACTCTCTAATAGTGTTTCTCGCCAACATGCAACAATATTCTTTCGCAATGGTGCTTTTTTTCTGCTAGATCATGGAAGTTCTAATGGAACAGCCATTCAACGAGGTGGTACACATACAGAAGAATTTGTAGTTACATCTAATTACACACAAGGTGTTAAGTTAGAACACCGTGATTTATTAAGGTTTGGTTCAGCCTGGGTAAGCTTTGAACTTGTTTCTGTTGCAGAACTTAACAATAGTCAACAGGCTAGACCTGCTGATCCTTATATAGAAAATCCAAAACGAACTGGACAAATAACAAAGAATATATCTACAACAGAGCGTTCTAAATTAGACAATACTGCTAGACGTTTTCAAAATGATTAAGTAAATAATAGCTAACTATTTTTAGATTTAATTAGCTCCATTAGTTTAGGCACTATTTCGCCTGCTTTTCCTTCTAAAAATACATCCATCAAATAAGTAAGAGCAGATTCTTGATTGTTAACTTCAATTAAAAAAGCTTTTGAATTTTTTGCATAAACAGGAATTGATGCTGCTGGTTGTACAACTCCTGCTGTACCAATTACTAAACAAACATCACAATTTCTTGCTAGACTAAATGCCTGTTCTAAAGTGTCACTTGGAAGCGATTCTCCAAACCAAACTACTCCGGGCCGTGCAAAACTTCCACAACTACACCTAGGAGG is a window of Blastocatellia bacterium DNA encoding:
- a CDS encoding ImmA/IrrE family metallo-endopeptidase — encoded protein: MSLNIPVIFGMKLKKFREGHGMSLTDFASRCDLSPSYVTEIERGKKYPKTEKIVRMAEVLGRNYDELVSLKLSEELAPLETFLSSPILKDFPFHFFGIALTDLLEIMTRSPSEAAALVEAMVDIANHYQVGVEHLFRAALRAYQERKQNYFEEIEEAVEEFDNNYGDPSLHGYSYEQLCKLIKEFYHYQIDESSLAENPKLQGYRAILIPREEPKLLINPRLNLTQRKFLLAREIGYQFLGLKIRALTSAPERVDSFEQVLNDFKASYFAGALLIKSKSIRADITDFFSLSEWKPKVFLSLLDKYGVTPEMLLYRLSEIIPRFFGFKLHFLRYNEEQGRVKLVKQFNMFRLLVPNGLGLTEHHCRRWLGLRLLRQLRSARRITTHPIVGIQISRFIEEPDNKFLCFGLARPLTLNQNANSSVTIGMQFDENLEKTVKFLKDRAIPRIEVGTSCERCPLPTEECTERIVPSTIVAQIAENREREEALRQLLTR
- a CDS encoding FHA domain-containing protein — encoded protein: MAKNFLRSYEAFLASQNLSLFNAVRVEVQTVSKGNSRVMYRRAGFALDWPGPEMSAEDVLVTLDMTKRTVTSVQAPSPQIPQIGRLTAHNAVVYQNQYLITKPIVYIGRMRSVINEQTGKLIRRNDFVFAHLESADALSNSVSRQHATIFFRNGAFFLLDHGSSNGTAIQRGGTHTEEFVVTSNYTQGVKLEHRDLLRFGSAWVSFELVSVAELNNSQQARPADPYIENPKRTGQITKNISTTERSKLDNTARRFQND